Sequence from the Dysidea avara chromosome 5, odDysAvar1.4, whole genome shotgun sequence genome:
aagcgtctctgcaatcaattcagtggCTACGGAAAATATGGGCAAgataccaacacagccacagggaagccgcaTCAACACTTTGCGCCTGTTAGCAAAATGGAGGACAAAgacaagtccatgatgtgtgtactgtatgtactgcggttcatgaaaagacacatctcagtatgaagcgacatcgaacagtgaagaaatcaagcccatagctacatccattgtcaagttatgcttggctaaaGGCATCAATTAGCTAATAAAACAAAATTCTATTaaaaagaaaatttttaaaattccatagaaactttttggaagggtttaaggttggtctgaagatatatatatttttttggcTTGGCTGTGCCCAATCAATACTGCCAAATTGTCACGAAGGGAAATAGAGGCTGGTTTCATGGTGatattttggctggaaaagcccagttcttcatgatatgtaatatacagtactactgtactgtatgatactccCACTAATTCAGGAGGGTCCAAACAACCATACCCCCCCCAATTGTCTGATATTCAGGGACTAACTTGTTAAGTTGTTGCTGAGAATAAGCTAGTTGAACATGAAAACCAGCTGGACTCTCCACATTTACCACCTGAGCAGTACAACACATGCCAATCTCAGGAACAACAACAGCCGGTATATCAGTTGTGATGGGATTATCATACTTCAACCTGAGGTGAGCAATACACGTAGTCAACCAACTAACCAGCTATTTCCCTCACTGGTAGATTCCTGATTGTGAAAGGAAATCATTAATAGGAGTACCATCAATGGTCTCTAAAGCTACCACATCATCTTTTATGTCTACAACAAGCAAACTAGTGTAACAGTGATCAAAAGAAGTCATGTCAAAAACACAATGGATGCAGTGGTAAGTATGCTTGTTATTCTTGTCAGTGAACAATGAATTACCCTACATGCACTAACACACACCTACCAATTACAGTCGCTATGATGGTTGCGTTGGTTATAGCATCAACAAAAAGATCTAAAATCTGAAAAAGGATAAAAACAAATATCACATTACCATGTAGACACACCTCTTTACTCCACCCATTGTCTGGAGATTGTGCACTAATTAGAGTACAACAGATAGCTTGTCCTGGTAATACACAATGCTTTGGGTGTATTTCTTGTAGTGACTCCATAGTAACCAACTCTGAGTTACCATAATCTATATACCTAACAACACATCCATCATCCTGTAACCCTGGAAACAGTTACTAAGTTATGCtaatcactatggtaacacacCTACCAGTGATCATAGCACGGTACCACAATTGATCAACAGAGAACTGAGCTAGACATAATGTCCCCGGTGATGTCGTATTCAAGGGGTGTGGTGTGAGGGCATAATCTTGTAGTTCTGTCATTAGTTCCTCCAGACGTGAATGAGGCTAGTGGGACACTCATAGTGAAGTGCTTAAAAAATGATTACTCCTTACCAGTTGGATACAGAACTCATTAGGTGAGTAGGCATAGGACACAAAACACTCTAACTGCATACCCATATCTAACGGGGGCTGAAGTGGTACTGTTATCTTTGGTGGAGGTGATGTTGCTGTAGTGAACGTAGTAACAAATtatacaataacagttattatcAGCTAGTAGTCACAGTTACCTACACACCACATCAAAGGAGCCAGACAATAGCTATGAGGCCACAATTGCACACAAATTGTTGTTACCATAAATTGCTGATCACACAGTAAGCACATAGCTGATTGGTATAAAAGTGTACACACAACATGTTAgtaattatcaagacacacggtagtgtgttttGTGGCCCAAAAAGCTAGTATACCATACCAGTGATATTGACAGGAAGCACAATAATGCAATTTTCAAGCATGCACGTAGCTCCATGCTGCCTTTACAAACAAGACAACTCAGGCATGTATTCACAGGCTGGCAGGCCTGCAGTAGGCGTGCACCTGGTTACTGAACTTACTTCCCAAAAAAAACGTGTTGTGTATGTttgttgtgtacttgtttgtcttCTGCACCCACATCATCAGCAAAATGGCTTACgctaaaagatcaagatactcttatagagcagtcaaccactctaacagaacagccaTAGTTTGTACAGCCTAGTTCAGTTCAAGTAACACATATTCCACTGTTGTATCATCAAATAATGGTGACCGTACAGGGTTTCCCCCTAAAATGATGCACGTCTGCCTGCTTGTCTACAGTTGGCCtcaccacagtcacaaggctagaggccacaCAAAGCAGTACACAGCTACCATTTTACAccataataacaaactcactagtgcaGTGTGCTTTTTGTAGTTCCCATGAATGTCAGACTTCTGTACTTagccattccttttatctttaattAAATGGTCGTCTTTTTCATGGAAActcataccaaggcattaattttccatatcaacactttccttgaaggagcatatttagatgccacaaaactatttgaggcaCTTAACAGACTGTAATATCAAGTAGCAGCTAAGCtgcattttaaaaacaattgCCATGCCtccttaaacaatcagaaccTGTCACGACAACTATCGGGGATTGCGCATCCGTGGTCATTTGAAAGTTTAGGgaaatcaaaaatagccaatgaaatttgttTGAGGCACGAGATCAACTGGATCTTGGCGCAAGTCTTGGTGTGGCAGAATTTCCGCGAAAAATACTGGCGTTAATCTCGGTGGTAATAGTACGCCTACGGTCACAACAGTTGTGAATGTGGTGGGAACAAGGAACACCACAGTGACGTCCAGTGAGCATGGCAAAACTGTGACAGTGCCAGTGTCCAATAATGCACCTGTTGTTCCCCCAAGAAACCCGCCACCTACTCAGAATTCTTTGCCAATGTTGTTACAGCTACTCAGTCAAGCGTCAAGAAATACTCCTCCAGTCACAGCTGTTACTAGTCGCAGTCCTCTTGTGCCAGTGAATACACCAGTAAAACCCACGTTGAGTTTTAATGTTAAAATATTCAACCCACTAAAGAAAAAGGACTTTGAGACTTGTGTTCTTAGAGGAGTGACTAAAGAAGCCATTTTAACACCAACTTTGATGCGAACGGAGTTGAGAAAGCAGTTTGGAGCAAGTTTAATTTCAGCTGACCCGGATTGTTCAATAGGGTACCTAAAAGGTGGTAGCAAACTGAGTTATATGTTCCTCAGCTGACATCGATGAGGTATGGAAATGTGGTATGAACGGAGAGAGTGTCACCTTGTGGTGTTATGCACCAAAGCAAAATGAACATAGCAGTGACAGTGATGATCCTTTGCCACAGAAAAAGAAGCGTAAGAAATTAAGTGTACTTGAAGAAAAGAACAAGAGAGTGGAATTTGTAATCTCAGTTACGGGAAAGGCATGGAACTAGATTTACTAACATTCAGTACAGACTCTGGGGGGAAATGGTTGATGTTGGTACTCACAAGTAAGTGTGCATGTGGTAGCTAGTATAATGTGGTGTGTTATGTATAGTTGTACATTATTACAGGTCTTTGGATGATCCACCCGGCATTCCAGCATTCTGTGGTCGCCAGAAGTCGTCAAACAGTAATAGTACTGTACATGCCCTGACAAATGCCATGTCAGAAATGGCAAAGAATATCACTTCAATTAGTGCTGTTCCTAACAAGCCTGATTTATGTACATCAACATCAATCTCACCAGGGAAAGTGGCTAACTTGAGGGCCAGTTACCTACAACAGTTACGAGATCTGTATCAGCTATTTGATTGTGGTGCTATCACACAATCCGAATTTATTGAACAGAAGAAACCTATATTGGACCAACTTACA
This genomic interval carries:
- the LOC136256933 gene encoding uncharacterized protein, giving the protein MVDVGTHKSLDDPPGIPAFCGRQKSSNSNSTVHALTNAMSEMAKNITSISAVPNKPDLCTSTSISPGKVANLRASYLQQLRDLYQLFDCGAITQSEFIEQKKPILDQLTKLKP